DNA sequence from the Ischnura elegans chromosome 8, ioIscEleg1.1, whole genome shotgun sequence genome:
cccaaggtcacctctatTGCGGCAGCGAGTACCAGAACGTCACacgaggttttcccagcattcatacttacccgtcgcgttttcgcgcgcttgaaatttttcacttttcatttaatcgcgaaaaaaagatatcgtcatttaaaaatctaaaagtgtgaaatacgtactccaggagtaataatctttcgatttaggcaataaaaaaataaaaggaaaccaccctattgtttattAGGATGAGGAtccacttttgtaatatttgtggtagttttttttcttccaatgcGAAAGGTCGAAATGTGCTGTTTTCGCGGTTGTTTGGAATGAATGGTTGAATTTGCGTCTTCACAGAACTTGTGGTAatctttctcttcctcctttcaGATTGCTGGTCTGAAGGCCAGGAATCCCAGACTGGTCGTCTTGCTCGGAGTGGGCATCTGGCCCGCTGGCATCGCCGAAGGCCTGGACCCCGTCGACCCTGAGGAGCCTGACTACTTCGCCGCTTCCGAGCCCTACCAGACCCTGATCGAGGACCACGACAAGCGGGACGCCTTCATCGAGTCCGCCAGGTCCCTGGTCAAGAGGGCAGGGTTCGACGGCATGGACCTCGCTTGGCCATTCCCCAAGGAGCCCTTCAAGAAGGATAGGGGCACCGTGGGACAGTGGTGGCACAGCGTCAGGAGGAAGTTCGGAGCCGGACGATCCGACAGTAAGTAAATCCAGATCATCGACTCCATTGATTCCCCCCTGTCGCCGTAAATAGTAGCgttccagtcgctaggatacttttcaatatacatattttcCCGCAATAGATAAGCCACGCGGTGAATTTCATCgtttattgctgaaaattaagCTCTAAGTGTTGACTAAAGCTGGCACATTGACTTTGGTTCCAGTGACAAACTTCTCCTCGATGTTCAAATTACTTATTACACTCGATGTTTTCACTCCCAAATGTCCTCGAATAGTAGAGGCAGTTGTAAACACTGCAATGGATTGAATATTTAGTGTTTCTACAATTTTTGCTACGGTTTCAGGCGAAGTTAGAGGTGAtggattctatgactttttgtcgcaTCTCGTTTCCGTCACGtcaaatatttctatgaattagTCAGTCAGTCAATCAGTGGTCGGCAGTGGGTTTTATAGGATATAGACCAACCGCACAAGGTTGATGCGAGATTTAGAGGAGATGCTGAGATGCGGTGCCCGGTTCGGCAGaggtcggtgacgtcatcaacttatccacCTACGAAAGGGTTACGTCGACGATTTTTCGTCGCGAGTAGCTCGAGGAATATGCgcagcataaaaaaataagggtatcttcatttttcaagccctattaaaattatcgatttttgGTGAACGAGCTTCGATCTGTCTGAGGAGTGAAAACCAACCTCCTCTCCGTGAAAAATCTATTCTCCCCGAGTTTCAGGCTCGATATATGAAGCTGACTTTCCGCCTGTCCCATCAACTTTTATCgttcttaattttgaaattgtgaaAAGAGTATCATCAcagtaaaatactaaaatactgatagagtaaaaaaataatttcaaaatcagaTATACGCGTTCGAAGATGTTGGGAAGCAACCATTTTCGTTAAAAAGTTAGGTTACAGATGGACTTTATTTTTTGGTCAGCTGTTTTCGACTTAGGCCCACAGTGCGTTGCCATCGCATCATTTTGCGCAGAGACTGCGTGTACATCGTACTCacctcaagttattttttatttgtttgcaaAAATCATCAGGATATAACGGCAGCTGAGGCCGTATGACGCGATCTGTGTACTCGCTCAATTCAATTAAGTCCTCGAGAACTTATTCACGGTGTCGCGAAAATTTTCCCAAGGGGACCTAGAAGTTTTCGTTTAGCACCTGATTCAGTGTGGCATATTGCCTACGCTCAGCGGTAACCTCCTCCCGCGACATTATTCCTTGACCTCCTCTGACAATACAGAGTGAGGGcaacataacttccttttttcaaacccATTGTATGAATCAGAATTTTTTATAATGCAGGCAGAAATCTTAAGTTCTGTTTACAGAGTTTTGAAGATCATGAAGTAGATGACGTCCCCCAATCTCCATACACTGAGTAAACCGATTTCTGGCGTTAATAACTCTTACCGGCATAGCAGGGGTTATGTTTGCTATTTCTCCCTGGATTATGGTCTTCAAAGCTTGTAGGACCGTTGGACGTCACATAAACACGGGATTACTAAAAAAAActgacagaaaaaaatcacaaggggcAATCGGGAGCCTCTCTAAATCGCCCTCAAAATTTGCCCGCTCGAAAAATAGGCCTCAGCGGCAAACGAACGTTCCTCATTGATTCAACGCATGAGAACAACTCTTAAATTTGTGATAACATAACTTATAGCCACGCCTCCCAAACGAGCCTCGCTATCACCAGCGCTCCGCGACGACATCAACCTAATGAATGTCGCGGATTTTATAAAAGGAAGTCATGCTGCCGCACTCTGTATTTATATCGATTTAATGTCCATTTCTTTACGTTCTCTACCATTCTTACAACCAAAATTTTTGGATCacaattgtttacatttttgcgCATATCTATTCATTTTGAACGAAGGGAATCAAATTGTATATATAAACTTGTCTCGGGATTTCGCACGGGTAAGGTTTATTACgagagccgacgtttcgggtgTCAAATTGCTATCATTGCCTCGTTATCCATATCGTAGGAAACGATTTAAGACGCATCGCACACATATCGCAACCATCACCTCGTTTTTTATTTACGTTAGTCTCGTTGAAAAGCATTTTTTCGTAAATACagccagtagcgtagccaggaatttcgttcaggagGATCCAAAaccaggaaaaaaattgtttgaaaaacagggtactaagtaatgggtttttaactaattttaacacttcataatcgaaaaaacttcatttttttttgaagaaatattttgtaaattcatgatttttcgatattttgttttcttttatggaggaaaataattgtttttgtatatttcgggggaggAGGTCTGGCCCCCTAGACTCCCCCTGAATTCAGCATACACATACCGAATATTCACGTCTCATAACTCTTACCAACttggaattattttaattgcttGAGCGACCAATGTTACAGAAATCCAGAACCCAGCGCAGTCAATCACCTATTGTTTGCCTTGTATGACTTTTAATGATGCGTGATGTGCACAGTGAGATGATTGATAAAAGAAGCTTAACCATTTGTTTGCTTAAGCTTCGACAAAAGTCCAAGACCACTACGACGACAGAAttcatttccatgatttttattcatttttcggAAATCACATTACCATTAAATTTTATCCCCTCGAAGAAGTATCACAAGTTTTCACGccatatttataagtatttaacTTCCTAACTTCATCCATTCACCATAGTAATACTGTCGTGTTGGTTTCTGTGTTGACAACACAACTTATGTTTACTGCGCAGCCAGCTGAAGCGCTCTTGTGTGTATCTTCTCTGAGGTCGCAGTTCTTACGGAAGGTCGCTGAAGGCTcagtaattggattgatattctCTTTGCTCGCACCTTTAAAAGGGCCGTTTGAATTCTCTAGGCGTGATCTTTTGACCATTCGCGGCGATTGAATAATGGACTCGGGTGACTTCAGGACTCTCCGGCACCGATCAAAAGTGAAGGAGGAAAGAAATGCGCCCCTGTTCGTGGTTCCAAGTCACGTCCTGCTGTTGGCCCATCCTTCCAAAGGGGTCCTTGAGTGGGTGACATAAGCACACCATTTCGTCCTCCCCCTCTTCTCGTGGGCCAAGGTCGCGATAATGACCATGAATCCGTGAATAAGCAATACACTCCGTTCCTCTAGTCGATTTCGCTTTCCAGGAACGAGTGACCTTCGGAGGGGCCAAGGTTATTATTCATGCTATGCTTGGCACGTAAAATGGTCTCGTGATGCCTTCtgataagtgtattttttatggTTTCCTCCTTACTTTAAAGTCGAGGCTGTAGCGACCGGGATAAGGATAATGTGCGCACCCAGAGAGGGaattgggaggggggggggggggcgagcaggcgggagcagtggcgcagcgacgggggttttgggggttacttcaacagtcctgacattgttttgTACTTCAACATCAGAGTACCTTCCTGCCACACCcaatctacctctttactccacattcctacactcAGGCTATCTGTTAATAAGCTCTCTCTTTACCATAAACTTTCTTTTCCAATAAATTATCTCCtgggtgatattgatccgttttctcagataattaaaaattttactcacccgGCATCAACATATTTAGCGCATGATTGACTATGTAgctggataaatgtttgttgttttcacttttgttttatttaaatttgtaataaataattatttatttcattatttaatatttgttgttataactgcactataaattggcagtctAGCTGTATGTGtaccactttattaaaataaagtaaataaaataatatgaggaGCTTTAACTGGACCACTTACATCATAATCATCATGAGTCATGCTGTGCATGCTAAACCCCGAACCCCTTTAAATTAAACCCATTTGATTCCATTACAGCCAAGCCAGAGCCTGATGATGTTGCAACTCGCAGACGAAACGGATTTGCTGCTCTTGTTCGTGAAGCCAAGTCAGCCTTCAGCCGCAGTTCCACTCCCTTGTACGTGACCATCTCTGCACCGCCCACCACCAACATCACCGCATACTTTGACGTGCACTCCCTCACCACACAAGTGGACCAGATTCATCTCATGGCTTTCGACTACATAACCCCATTCAGGCAGAAGACCAAGGCCAGCCAACCAGCTCCCTTGTACGTCACAGACCCCCGCCTCCACTCTGTCGACTCCACCGTGAGGAAATGGCTGAGTTTGGGTACTCCCGGACGTAAGCTTGTCCTCGGAATCCCTGCCTTTGGCCGTACCTGGCGTCTCCCAGACGGTGTCCTCCCGACAGCTTGTCTGCCACCCGCGACTTCCGAAGGACCTGGCGAGGTCGGTCCTTACACCAACACCTTGGGAATGCTGGCCTACTACGAGATCTGCCACAACATCTCGCACCCTGGCATTGGAGACACATTCGGCCTCTCCAATTTCCCAGACCCAACCAGGAAGATTGGCCCTTATGCCTATCGTGCCGGTGAGCACAACCCCATATGGGTGGGTTATGATGACCTCGACTTTGTCGGAACCAAGGCCGCTTATGCCAAAACCAAGGGTCTTGGTGGAATAGCTTTTTGGGACATCAGTATGGATGATTTTGGTGGAGTCTGCAGTGTGACCAAGTTCCCACTTCTCCGAGCCGCCAAGGCTAGGCTTGTGTGATGAAGTAATGGACATGAACCAAAGATGTCATCCTTGTCATTTATCCACCTTCAGCTTTTGAACTGGTGACTCACCCAACGTCATTCTCAAGCTAAGTTTTTGTATTCATTTCCCTAGTTCATACTAAATCAA
Encoded proteins:
- the LOC124163297 gene encoding chitinase-like protein EN03; the protein is MVAKSLLALALAVTVSATIVAAQQDYKVVCYYDSRAHWRHGQGRMRAADIDPSLCTHLVYGPAKLNVENYHLQPYNPELDLESGRGNYMEIAGLKARNPRLVVLLGVGIWPAGIAEGLDPVDPEEPDYFAASEPYQTLIEDHDKRDAFIESARSLVKRAGFDGMDLAWPFPKEPFKKDRGTVGQWWHSVRRKFGAGRSDTKPEPDDVATRRRNGFAALVREAKSAFSRSSTPLYVTISAPPTTNITAYFDVHSLTTQVDQIHLMAFDYITPFRQKTKASQPAPLYVTDPRLHSVDSTVRKWLSLGTPGRKLVLGIPAFGRTWRLPDGVLPTACLPPATSEGPGEVGPYTNTLGMLAYYEICHNISHPGIGDTFGLSNFPDPTRKIGPYAYRAGEHNPIWVGYDDLDFVGTKAAYAKTKGLGGIAFWDISMDDFGGVCSVTKFPLLRAAKARLV